A single Rhopalosiphum padi isolate XX-2018 chromosome 4, ASM2088224v1, whole genome shotgun sequence DNA region contains:
- the LOC132929707 gene encoding FLYWCH-type zinc finger-containing protein 1-like: MEFIKSNKYKLLLVYNSYTYRKEKMYKESKYWKCIDMQCKSRLTITIDNTIKKESSEHNHVPDICKLEVKKEVERMKSQALDNPQQIVASSQLNLVISEIADHYQRSISEMVNESTLQSILSTVDKYCIFYNIIGINNLNLKMHYLDLFNKAIIRVVNHPQFFA, encoded by the exons atggaatttattaaatctaataaatataaacttttactcGTGTATAATAGTTACACttatagaaaagaaaaaatgtacaaGGAATCGAAGTATTGGAAATGTATAGATATGCAATGTAAAAGTCGATTAACAATTACAattgataatacaattaaaaaagagTCTTCAGAGCATAACCACGTTCCAGATATATGCAAGTTAGAAGTAAAAAAAGAAGTCGAGAGAATGAAATCCCAAGCACTAGATAACCCTCAACAAATAGTCGCTTCATCGCAATTAAATCTAGTGATATCAG aaatAGCAGACCATTACCAGAGATCTATCAGTGAAATGGTAAATGAATCAA CATTACAATCCATACTAAGCACAGTGgacaaatattgtattttttacaatataatcggtattaataatctaaatctaaaaatgcattatttagatCTATTTAATAAGGCTATTATTAGGGTAGTAAATCACCCGCAATTCTTTGCATAA